A window of the Microtus pennsylvanicus isolate mMicPen1 chromosome 4, mMicPen1.hap1, whole genome shotgun sequence genome harbors these coding sequences:
- the LOC142847679 gene encoding interferon-inducible GTPase 1-like: MGKASSKEERHEDLESSFTLYFKKFKTESKIIPQETIDSIELHLTKGNIQGANSVISAALKNIDNIPINVAVTGESGAGKSSLINALRGVGPQDKDAADIGVVETTMRRTAYKHPKIQTLTLWDLPGVGTMNFPPKDYLEKVNFQEYDFFIIVSATRFTKLELDLAKAIKFMKKNYYFVRTKVDNDLQNEKKSKARTFDRKNILLQIRNSYIDTLKKNGLDAPEIFLISNSNLSDYDFPVLMDTLVKALPAQKRHNFMLSLPNITEATIDKKHKSLQQTIWLEAFKTGLLATVPVVGILRDDVEKVKEKLNHYRVLFGVDDASLEVIAKDSQVPAEQLKKIIKSPYLLDTKKRETLEEKLLKYLERFASVNGGLLATGLYFRKTFYLQLLLLDTVTEDAKVVLRETYSKVSSNSCHPELPIVDKCYSFLMFLTGFVVVFFVLSYLRLWAWDEV, encoded by the coding sequence ATGGGTAAGGCCTCCTCTAAGGAAGAACGTCATGAAGATTTGGAGTCCAGCTTCACTTTATATTTCAAGAAATTTAAGACAGAAAGCAAAATCATTCCCCAGGAAACCATTGATTCAATTGAGTTACACCTGACAAAAGGAAACATTCAGGGGGCAAACTCTGTAATCAGTGCTGCATTAAAAAATATTGATAACATCCCAATAAACGTTGCTGTCACTGGAGAGTCTGGAGCAGGGAAGTCCAGTTTGATCAATGCCTTGAGGGGGGTAGGACCTCAAGACAAAGATGCAGCTGACATTGGGGTGGTAGAGACAACCATGAGGAGAACTGCATACAAGCACCCCAAAATTCAAACTTTGACTTTATGGGACCTGCCTGGTGTTGGAACTATGAACTTTCCACCGAAAGATTATCTGGAGAAAGTGAACTTCCAAGAGTATGattttttcattattgtttctGCCACACGTTTTACAAAACTTGAACTAGACCTTGCCAAAGCAAtcaaattcatgaaaaagaatTACTACTTTGTAAGAACCAAGGTGGACAATGATttacaaaatgagaagaaatccAAAGCACGTACCTTTGACAGGAAAAATATCCTGTTGCAGATCCGAAACTCCTATATAGATACCTTAAAGAAAAATGGCTTGGACGCACCAgagattttcttgatttctaacaGCAATTTATCTGACTACGATTTTCCAGTCCTGATGGACACCCTGGTAAAGGCTCTTCCTGCTCAAAAGCGCCACAATTTTATGCTTTCCTTGCCTAATATCACAGAAGCAACGATTGACAAAAAGCACAAGTCTCTGCAGCAGACTATCTGGTTAGAAGCCTTCAAGACTGGACTCTTAGCTACTGTTCCTGTAGTGGGCATCCTCAGGGATGATGTGGAGAAGGTGAAGGAGAAATTAAACCACTATCGAGTCCTCTTTGGAGTGGACGATGCATCCCTGGAAGTCATTGCTAAGGATTCACAAGTGCCTGCTgaacaactgaaaaaaatcattaaatctcCTTATTTGTTGGACACTAAGAAAAGGGAAACATTAGAAGAAAAACTTTTGAAATATTTGGAGAGATTTGCCTCAGTCAATGGTGGGCTCTTGGCTACAGGTCTCTACTTTAGGAAAACCTTTTACTTACAACTTCTTCTCCTTGACACAGTGACTGAAGATGCCAAAGTTGTCCTTAGAGAGACATACTCAAAAGTTAGTTCAAACTCATGTCACCCAGAGCTACCGATCGTGGATAAGTGTTACTCTTTCCTCATGTTCTTGACAGGATTTGTGgtcgttttttttgttttgtcttatcttAGGCTTTGGGCATGGGATGAAGTATAg